From the genome of Triticum aestivum cultivar Chinese Spring chromosome 3B, IWGSC CS RefSeq v2.1, whole genome shotgun sequence, one region includes:
- the LOC123072814 gene encoding disease resistance protein RGA5 isoform X4, with product MGDGIVLERILSGSEKPTNLALALLQEITENFSEMRKIGEGGFGVVYKGVLHSRIVAVKRIIMSEHTINDRLFDREVKSLMKIISHRNVVRFLGFCSNTHREAIKEAGSTELVMAQIRERLLCFEYISNGSLDKHITDELRGLKWSIRYEIIKGICHGLHYLHEENNIIHMDLKPSNIMINDDMVPKITDFGLSRLDKHTHTSGARFITQGYCAPEYVNGGKTSKKADMYSLGVIITELVTGCRGDPNNVNVLRRWIHRWDKSPKDTVLSQYQQVTKCLKIAAHCRKKEPSNRPFILDIICILNETEENMNEHIDQIHLYSDDMLGIMPLELRFPFELHKSISSIVELINKTKGYYAFNIDTPSRQYCTQPNKGIVSPQSKFAIQITMQARENTPHEPDGLDEVNLTVVVYDPEEPRGDMKIRDDTKKKKNKIVEYAFSEIKPNINATHQEEAVPMGNNSISYKDTRRQFPKQLECLSFHTTPSILGNQHSNMSNRIVDLATGAMGSLRHKLGDLLNKEYNLEISVKIDIESLSEELREMQLALCKVSEVHRDYLDDKVKRWADSVREMSYDIEDVVDGFLVHIGHASDMGLFMGLMHRMFNLFTWGKTHNPIEDAIKDIKKQVQVVADRRERCKVDEVMANVADTITFDPRILAIYKDPKELVGIKEPRNKLIRWLSNKDGDGNVSKPQLKIVSIVGFGGLGKTTLAKAVYDELQSQFQHRAFVSVGRNPNVKKLFEHILDKFGYGSKEAKLNEMQLIDKMRRLLQNDRYFIVIDDIWDSPTWNVIKCAFTKDDCGSIVVTTTRIHNVAHDCCRHSKGYVHEMEPLSPQDSRKLLVSRIFGSKEAHPYVPDDISSDILKKCGGLPLAIISIASLLVHNPRSRWDSVRNSLVSVFDGNHDDLKNMEQVLDLSYTHLSYHLKTCLLDIGKYLEDSEIKKEDLLRQWTAQGFVSKTRLRDAEDVAEDYFYKLINMSMIQPVEIDYNDEVLSCRVHDIMLDLIRSKAAEENFNLVIDGPEVVTGEQRRVRRVSIQYNGEDDGGILAAINGSLSHVRSVLLLRGSLVHSFLVLKFIRVLYIIDWRCERLDLTDIRWLFLLRYLKICVRKDLIIPSKIGELQQLETIEIKGRTFLPSDIVTLPRLSHLSYSNHVLLPDEIGRLKSLHTLRGVDFIQSSVENIKGLGELTNLRELEMAWKFVKGAVNMRVDALCSSIGKLSCSLRSLSIGSKCLQDLWVDGWSSTLTPPRRLHKLDLYRCEFQKIPQWIAQLHELDSLTLSVREAADGVSIVAGLPSLAYLRLYIRSVDKREERVIISGREFRALKHMNLECPYLSLVFQVGALPKLETLLMRCRYHISAEFVPVGIENLPSGTLREIRLVVADCFGGHGDDDNGDYNDKAAVRSQLMRSFWPHHPSANITIEFLSEFRL from the exons ATGGGGGATGGAATTGTCCTGGAGCGCATACTCTCCGGATCTGAGAAACCAACCAATCTGGCATTAGCACTTTTACAGGAGATTACAGAAAATTTCTCTGAAATGAGAAAAATTGGCGAGGGCGGATTTGGGGTGGTTTACAAG GGTGTGCTCCACAGTAGGATTGTTGCCGTGAAGAGGATAATTATGAGTGAACACACAATCAACGACAGGTTATTTGATCGTGAGGTTAAAAGCTTGATGAAGATTATTAGCCATCGAAATGTAGTCCGCTTTCTTGGCTTTTGTTCAAATACACATCGTGAAGCGATAAAAGAGGCAGGATCAACAGAATTGGTTATGGCCCAGATAAGAGAAAGATTACTTTGTTTTGAGTATATCAGCAATGGAAGCCTTGATAAACATATTACAG ATGAATTAAGAGGACTTAAATGGAGTATACGGTATGAAATAATTAAAGGAATTTGTCATGGTTTGCATTACCTTCACGAGGAAAATAATATTATCCATATGGACCTCAAACCTAGCAATATAATGATAAATGATGATATGGTGCCAAAGATAACAGATTTTGGTCTATCAAGACTTGataaacacacacacaccagtGGTGCCCGTTTTATAACACA GGGATACTGTGCTCCAGAATACGTGAATGGTGGCAAGACGTCAAAAAAGGCTGACATGTATAGTTTGGGTGTTATAATCACGGAACTGGTAACGGGATGTAGGGGTGATCCAAATAATGTTAAT GTGCTTCGAAGGTGGATACACAGGTGGGATAAATCACCGAAAGATACGGTGCTGTCCCAATACCAGCAAGTAACTAAATGTTTGAAAATTGCGGCACACTGCAGGAAAAAAGAACCATCAAATAGACCTTTTATATTGGATATAATTTGTATTCTCAATGAAACTGAAGAAAACATGAATGAGCACATTGACCAG ATACACCTTTACTCGGATGACATGCTTGGAATTATGCCGCTCGAACTACGGTTTCCTTTTGAGCTTCATAAGTCAATATCATCCATAGTTGAGCTAATCAACAAGACAAAAGGTTACTACGCCTTCAACATCGATACGCCAAGCCGACAATACTGCACACAACCAAACAAAGGCATTGTGTCACCACAATCCAAGTTTGCTATCCAAATAACAATGCAAGCACGGGAGAATACACCACACG AGCCGGATGGACTAGATGAGGTGAATTTGACGGTTGTGGTATATGATCCCGAGGAACCTAGGGGAGATATGAAGATTCGAGATGACACCAAG aagaaaaagaataagatTGTTGAGTATGCTTTTAGCGAGATCAAACCCAACATCAATGCAACTCATCAAGAAGAGGCAGTTCCGATG GGCAACAATTCTATTAGCTACAAAGATACACGACGACAATTTCCCAAGCAACTAGAGTGCCTTAGCTTCCACACAACTCCAAGTATTTTGGGCAACCAACACAGCAATATGAGCAACAGAATTGTGGATCTTGCAACCGGGGCCATGGGCAGCCTGCGCCACAAGCTTGGCGATCTCCTCAACAAAGAGTACAATCTAGAGATAAGCGTGAAGATAGACATAGAGTCTTTATCAGAAGAGCTGAGGGAGATGCAGCTAGCCTTGTGCAAGGTGTCGGAGGTACATCGGGACTACCTCGATGACAAGGTCAAGCGCTGGGCTGACAGTGTCAGGGAGATGTCATATGACATTGAGGATGTTGTTGATGGATTCCTGGTACACATTGGGCATGCCTCTGACATGGGCCTCTTCATGGGGCTCATGCATAGGATGTTCAACCTCTTCACGTGGGGCAAGACTCACAATCCGATTGAAGACGCTATCAAAGACATCAAGAAACAAGTTCAGGTTGTGGCTGATAGACGTGAAAGATGCAAGGTTGATGAAGTCATGGCTAATGTAGCTGACACTATTACCTTTGATCCTCGCATTTTGGCTATATACAAAGATCCAAAGGAGCTCGTTGGCATCAAAGAGCCAAGAAACAAGCTAATCAGGTGGCTCTCTAATAAGGATGGGGATGGGAATGTCTCAAAACCGCAACTCAAGATAGTTTCGATCGTCGGATTTGGAGGATTGGGCAAGACAACACTTGCCAAGGCAGTGTATGACGAGCTTCAATCCCAATTCCAACATAGAGCTTTTGTTTCAGTGGGTCGGAATCCTAATGTGAAGAAACTTTTTGAGCATATTCTAGATAAATTTGGCTATGGTTCCAAGGAAGCAAAGTTAAACGAAATGCAGCTCATCGACAAAATGCGAAGATTGCTTCAGAACGACAG GTACTTCATAGTAATCGATGATATATGGGATTCCCCGACGTGGAATGTTATTAAATGTGCTTTTACAAAAGACGATTGTGGCAGTATTGTGGTAACAACTACCAGGATTCACAATGTTGCACATGACTGTTGCAGACATAGCAAAGGATATGTTCATGAGATGGAACCACTAAGTCCCCAAGACTCAAGAAAACTACTTGTTAGTAGAATATTTGGTTCCAAAGAAGCTCATCCTTATGTACCAGATGATATTTCAAGTGATATTCTGAAAAAATGTGGTGGCTTGCCACTTGCTATTATCAGTATAGCAAGCCTTCTGGTTCATAACCCAAGGTCAAGATGGGATTCTGTAAGGAATTCTTTGGTGTCCGTGTttgatggaaatcatgatgatCTTAAAAATATGGAGCAAGTATTGGATCTTAGCTACACGCATCTATCTTACCATCTTAAGACATGCCTGCTTGATATTGGTAAGTATCTAGAGGATAGCGAGATAAAAAAAGAGGATTTGTTGAGGCAGTGGACAGCTCAAGGCTTTGTGAGTAAAACTCGTCTGCGTGATGCAGAGGATGTCGCAGAAGACTACTTCTATAAGCTCATCAACATGAGCATGATCCAACCCGTGGAGATAGACTACAATGATGAGGTGTTGTCTTGCAGAGTACATGATATAATGCTTGATCTCATTAGATCCAAGGCTGCTGAAGAGAATTTTAATCTTGTTATTGATGGGCCAGAAGTTGTGACAGGAGAACAAAGAAGGGTCCGTCGAGTCTCCATTCAGTACAATGGTGAAGACGATGGCGGAATACTGGCAGCAATCAATGGGTCACTATCACATGTCCGGTCAGTCTTACTTTTAAGAGGGTCTCTTGTGCATTCTTTTCTGGTGCTGAAGTTTATCCGAGTTCTTTACATTATAGATTGGAGATGTGAGAGACTAGATCTCACCGATATTCGTTGGTTGTTTCTACTAAGATATCTGAAGATTTGTGTCAGGAAAGATTTGATCATACCTAGTAAAATTGGGGAGTTGCAGCAATTGGAGACAATAGAAATTAAAGGGCGAACATTTCTTCCATCAGATATTGTTACTTTGCCTCGGTTGTCACATCTCAGTTATTCAAATCATGTGTTGTTGCCTGACGAAATCGGAAGGTTGAAATCTCTTCACACCTTGCGAGGTGTTGATTTCATTCAAAGCTCGGTAGAAAATATCAAGGGCCTTGGTGAGCTGACAAACTTAAGGGAACTTGAGATGGCTTGGAAATTTGTTAAGGGAGCGGTCAACATGCGTGTTGATGCCTTGTGCTCTTCCATTGGAAAGCTTTCTTGCAGTCTCAGGAGCCTTAGTATTGGGTCCAAATGCCTTCAAGACCTATGGGTCGATGGCTGGAGCAGCACACTAACCCCACCTCGTCGTCTTCATAAGCTTGATCTGTATAGATGTGAATTCCAAAAAATCCCCCAATGGATTGCTCAGCTCCACGAGCTTGACAGTTTAACTCTTTCcgtcagggaggctgctgatgGTGTCAGTATTGTTGCAGGGTTGCCTTCCCTTGCCTACCTAAGACTATATATACGTTCGGTTGACAAAAGGGAAGAAAGGGTAATCATCTCCGGCAGGGAATTCAGAGCACTCAAGCACATGAATTTGGAATGTCCATATCTGTCGCTGGTCTTCCAAGTGGGGGCTCTGCCCAAGCTAGAGACGCTTTTGATGCGATGCCGTTACCACATTTCTGCCGAATTCGTACCGGTTGGCATTGAGAACTTGCCATCTGGCACTCTTCGTGAGATTCGTTTAGTGGTGGCTGATTGTTTTGGAGGTCATGGTGACGACGATAACGGCGACTACAATGACAAAGCAGCTGTGAGGTCGCAGTTGATGAGATCATTTTGGCCACATCATCCTTCTGCTAACATCACCATTGAATTTCTTTCGGAGTTTAGGTTGTGA
- the LOC123072814 gene encoding disease resistance protein RGA5 isoform X2, producing MGDGIVLERILSGSEKPTNLALALLQEITENFSEMRKIGEGGFGVVYKGVLHSRIVAVKRIIMSEHTINDRLFDREVKSLMKIISHRNVVRFLGFCSNTHREAIKEAGSTELVMAQIRERLLCFEYISNGSLDKHITDELRGLKWSIRYEIIKGICHGLHYLHEENNIIHMDLKPSNIMINDDMVPKITDFGLSRLDKHTHTSGARFITQGYCAPEYVNGGKTSKKADMYSLGVIITELVTGCRGDPNNVNVLRRWIHRWDKSPKDTVLSQYQQVTKCLKIAAHCRKKEPSNRPFILDIICILNETEENMNEHIDQIHLYSDDMLGIMPLELRFPFELHKSISSIVELINKTKGYYAFNIDTPSRQYCTQPNKGIVSPQSKFAIQITMQARENTPHGMPYTDVFLVQSTKVNREVKAEDITEHMFIIEPDGLDEVNLTVVVYDPEEPRGDMKIRDDTKKKNKIVEYAFSEIKPNINATHQEEAVPMGNNSISYKDTRRQFPKQLECLSFHTTPSILGNQHSNMSNRIVDLATGAMGSLRHKLGDLLNKEYNLEISVKIDIESLSEELREMQLALCKVSEVHRDYLDDKVKRWADSVREMSYDIEDVVDGFLVHIGHASDMGLFMGLMHRMFNLFTWGKTHNPIEDAIKDIKKQVQVVADRRERCKVDEVMANVADTITFDPRILAIYKDPKELVGIKEPRNKLIRWLSNKDGDGNVSKPQLKIVSIVGFGGLGKTTLAKAVYDELQSQFQHRAFVSVGRNPNVKKLFEHILDKFGYGSKEAKLNEMQLIDKMRRLLQNDRYFIVIDDIWDSPTWNVIKCAFTKDDCGSIVVTTTRIHNVAHDCCRHSKGYVHEMEPLSPQDSRKLLVSRIFGSKEAHPYVPDDISSDILKKCGGLPLAIISIASLLVHNPRSRWDSVRNSLVSVFDGNHDDLKNMEQVLDLSYTHLSYHLKTCLLDIGKYLEDSEIKKEDLLRQWTAQGFVSKTRLRDAEDVAEDYFYKLINMSMIQPVEIDYNDEVLSCRVHDIMLDLIRSKAAEENFNLVIDGPEVVTGEQRRVRRVSIQYNGEDDGGILAAINGSLSHVRSVLLLRGSLVHSFLVLKFIRVLYIIDWRCERLDLTDIRWLFLLRYLKICVRKDLIIPSKIGELQQLETIEIKGRTFLPSDIVTLPRLSHLSYSNHVLLPDEIGRLKSLHTLRGVDFIQSSVENIKGLGELTNLRELEMAWKFVKGAVNMRVDALCSSIGKLSCSLRSLSIGSKCLQDLWVDGWSSTLTPPRRLHKLDLYRCEFQKIPQWIAQLHELDSLTLSVREAADGVSIVAGLPSLAYLRLYIRSVDKREERVIISGREFRALKHMNLECPYLSLVFQVGALPKLETLLMRCRYHISAEFVPVGIENLPSGTLREIRLVVADCFGGHGDDDNGDYNDKAAVRSQLMRSFWPHHPSANITIEFLSEFRL from the exons ATGGGGGATGGAATTGTCCTGGAGCGCATACTCTCCGGATCTGAGAAACCAACCAATCTGGCATTAGCACTTTTACAGGAGATTACAGAAAATTTCTCTGAAATGAGAAAAATTGGCGAGGGCGGATTTGGGGTGGTTTACAAG GGTGTGCTCCACAGTAGGATTGTTGCCGTGAAGAGGATAATTATGAGTGAACACACAATCAACGACAGGTTATTTGATCGTGAGGTTAAAAGCTTGATGAAGATTATTAGCCATCGAAATGTAGTCCGCTTTCTTGGCTTTTGTTCAAATACACATCGTGAAGCGATAAAAGAGGCAGGATCAACAGAATTGGTTATGGCCCAGATAAGAGAAAGATTACTTTGTTTTGAGTATATCAGCAATGGAAGCCTTGATAAACATATTACAG ATGAATTAAGAGGACTTAAATGGAGTATACGGTATGAAATAATTAAAGGAATTTGTCATGGTTTGCATTACCTTCACGAGGAAAATAATATTATCCATATGGACCTCAAACCTAGCAATATAATGATAAATGATGATATGGTGCCAAAGATAACAGATTTTGGTCTATCAAGACTTGataaacacacacacaccagtGGTGCCCGTTTTATAACACA GGGATACTGTGCTCCAGAATACGTGAATGGTGGCAAGACGTCAAAAAAGGCTGACATGTATAGTTTGGGTGTTATAATCACGGAACTGGTAACGGGATGTAGGGGTGATCCAAATAATGTTAAT GTGCTTCGAAGGTGGATACACAGGTGGGATAAATCACCGAAAGATACGGTGCTGTCCCAATACCAGCAAGTAACTAAATGTTTGAAAATTGCGGCACACTGCAGGAAAAAAGAACCATCAAATAGACCTTTTATATTGGATATAATTTGTATTCTCAATGAAACTGAAGAAAACATGAATGAGCACATTGACCAG ATACACCTTTACTCGGATGACATGCTTGGAATTATGCCGCTCGAACTACGGTTTCCTTTTGAGCTTCATAAGTCAATATCATCCATAGTTGAGCTAATCAACAAGACAAAAGGTTACTACGCCTTCAACATCGATACGCCAAGCCGACAATACTGCACACAACCAAACAAAGGCATTGTGTCACCACAATCCAAGTTTGCTATCCAAATAACAATGCAAGCACGGGAGAATACACCACACGGTATGCCATACACCGACGTGTTTCTTGTGCAGAGCACAAAAGTCAACAGGGAGGTCAAAGCCGAGGATATCACTGAACACATGTTCATTATAGAGCCGGATGGACTAGATGAGGTGAATTTGACGGTTGTGGTATATGATCCCGAGGAACCTAGGGGAGATATGAAGATTCGAGATGACACCAAG aaaaagaataagatTGTTGAGTATGCTTTTAGCGAGATCAAACCCAACATCAATGCAACTCATCAAGAAGAGGCAGTTCCGATG GGCAACAATTCTATTAGCTACAAAGATACACGACGACAATTTCCCAAGCAACTAGAGTGCCTTAGCTTCCACACAACTCCAAGTATTTTGGGCAACCAACACAGCAATATGAGCAACAGAATTGTGGATCTTGCAACCGGGGCCATGGGCAGCCTGCGCCACAAGCTTGGCGATCTCCTCAACAAAGAGTACAATCTAGAGATAAGCGTGAAGATAGACATAGAGTCTTTATCAGAAGAGCTGAGGGAGATGCAGCTAGCCTTGTGCAAGGTGTCGGAGGTACATCGGGACTACCTCGATGACAAGGTCAAGCGCTGGGCTGACAGTGTCAGGGAGATGTCATATGACATTGAGGATGTTGTTGATGGATTCCTGGTACACATTGGGCATGCCTCTGACATGGGCCTCTTCATGGGGCTCATGCATAGGATGTTCAACCTCTTCACGTGGGGCAAGACTCACAATCCGATTGAAGACGCTATCAAAGACATCAAGAAACAAGTTCAGGTTGTGGCTGATAGACGTGAAAGATGCAAGGTTGATGAAGTCATGGCTAATGTAGCTGACACTATTACCTTTGATCCTCGCATTTTGGCTATATACAAAGATCCAAAGGAGCTCGTTGGCATCAAAGAGCCAAGAAACAAGCTAATCAGGTGGCTCTCTAATAAGGATGGGGATGGGAATGTCTCAAAACCGCAACTCAAGATAGTTTCGATCGTCGGATTTGGAGGATTGGGCAAGACAACACTTGCCAAGGCAGTGTATGACGAGCTTCAATCCCAATTCCAACATAGAGCTTTTGTTTCAGTGGGTCGGAATCCTAATGTGAAGAAACTTTTTGAGCATATTCTAGATAAATTTGGCTATGGTTCCAAGGAAGCAAAGTTAAACGAAATGCAGCTCATCGACAAAATGCGAAGATTGCTTCAGAACGACAG GTACTTCATAGTAATCGATGATATATGGGATTCCCCGACGTGGAATGTTATTAAATGTGCTTTTACAAAAGACGATTGTGGCAGTATTGTGGTAACAACTACCAGGATTCACAATGTTGCACATGACTGTTGCAGACATAGCAAAGGATATGTTCATGAGATGGAACCACTAAGTCCCCAAGACTCAAGAAAACTACTTGTTAGTAGAATATTTGGTTCCAAAGAAGCTCATCCTTATGTACCAGATGATATTTCAAGTGATATTCTGAAAAAATGTGGTGGCTTGCCACTTGCTATTATCAGTATAGCAAGCCTTCTGGTTCATAACCCAAGGTCAAGATGGGATTCTGTAAGGAATTCTTTGGTGTCCGTGTttgatggaaatcatgatgatCTTAAAAATATGGAGCAAGTATTGGATCTTAGCTACACGCATCTATCTTACCATCTTAAGACATGCCTGCTTGATATTGGTAAGTATCTAGAGGATAGCGAGATAAAAAAAGAGGATTTGTTGAGGCAGTGGACAGCTCAAGGCTTTGTGAGTAAAACTCGTCTGCGTGATGCAGAGGATGTCGCAGAAGACTACTTCTATAAGCTCATCAACATGAGCATGATCCAACCCGTGGAGATAGACTACAATGATGAGGTGTTGTCTTGCAGAGTACATGATATAATGCTTGATCTCATTAGATCCAAGGCTGCTGAAGAGAATTTTAATCTTGTTATTGATGGGCCAGAAGTTGTGACAGGAGAACAAAGAAGGGTCCGTCGAGTCTCCATTCAGTACAATGGTGAAGACGATGGCGGAATACTGGCAGCAATCAATGGGTCACTATCACATGTCCGGTCAGTCTTACTTTTAAGAGGGTCTCTTGTGCATTCTTTTCTGGTGCTGAAGTTTATCCGAGTTCTTTACATTATAGATTGGAGATGTGAGAGACTAGATCTCACCGATATTCGTTGGTTGTTTCTACTAAGATATCTGAAGATTTGTGTCAGGAAAGATTTGATCATACCTAGTAAAATTGGGGAGTTGCAGCAATTGGAGACAATAGAAATTAAAGGGCGAACATTTCTTCCATCAGATATTGTTACTTTGCCTCGGTTGTCACATCTCAGTTATTCAAATCATGTGTTGTTGCCTGACGAAATCGGAAGGTTGAAATCTCTTCACACCTTGCGAGGTGTTGATTTCATTCAAAGCTCGGTAGAAAATATCAAGGGCCTTGGTGAGCTGACAAACTTAAGGGAACTTGAGATGGCTTGGAAATTTGTTAAGGGAGCGGTCAACATGCGTGTTGATGCCTTGTGCTCTTCCATTGGAAAGCTTTCTTGCAGTCTCAGGAGCCTTAGTATTGGGTCCAAATGCCTTCAAGACCTATGGGTCGATGGCTGGAGCAGCACACTAACCCCACCTCGTCGTCTTCATAAGCTTGATCTGTATAGATGTGAATTCCAAAAAATCCCCCAATGGATTGCTCAGCTCCACGAGCTTGACAGTTTAACTCTTTCcgtcagggaggctgctgatgGTGTCAGTATTGTTGCAGGGTTGCCTTCCCTTGCCTACCTAAGACTATATATACGTTCGGTTGACAAAAGGGAAGAAAGGGTAATCATCTCCGGCAGGGAATTCAGAGCACTCAAGCACATGAATTTGGAATGTCCATATCTGTCGCTGGTCTTCCAAGTGGGGGCTCTGCCCAAGCTAGAGACGCTTTTGATGCGATGCCGTTACCACATTTCTGCCGAATTCGTACCGGTTGGCATTGAGAACTTGCCATCTGGCACTCTTCGTGAGATTCGTTTAGTGGTGGCTGATTGTTTTGGAGGTCATGGTGACGACGATAACGGCGACTACAATGACAAAGCAGCTGTGAGGTCGCAGTTGATGAGATCATTTTGGCCACATCATCCTTCTGCTAACATCACCATTGAATTTCTTTCGGAGTTTAGGTTGTGA